The following are encoded in a window of Sphaerisporangium siamense genomic DNA:
- a CDS encoding HAD family hydrolase — MRRGVIFDLDGTLVDTTYLHVVAWWEAFRSRRRDILMLDVHGAIGRADRALLDYLLPEAGEEEAQAISDAHAEIYKPQLDNVRPVPGAGELMRTLADRGLTVVVATSAPKDQAERLVKITGAEDAVAVLVHAGDVDKSKPHPEPVRQALDKSGISAEQAFMIGDSVWDALSARAAGAACLGVRSGGIDTASLRDAGAEAVYKDCRDLLYNLEESPLERLLRS; from the coding sequence ATGCGGCGCGGCGTTATCTTCGATCTCGACGGCACCCTGGTCGACACCACGTACCTGCACGTGGTGGCGTGGTGGGAGGCTTTCAGGAGCCGCCGGAGGGACATCCTCATGCTGGACGTCCACGGGGCCATCGGCCGCGCCGACCGGGCCCTGCTCGACTACCTGCTGCCCGAGGCGGGCGAGGAGGAGGCGCAGGCCATCTCCGACGCGCACGCTGAGATCTACAAACCGCAACTCGACAACGTGCGCCCCGTGCCCGGCGCGGGCGAGCTGATGCGGACGCTCGCCGACCGGGGGCTGACCGTGGTGGTCGCGACCAGCGCGCCCAAGGACCAGGCCGAGCGGCTGGTCAAGATCACGGGCGCGGAGGACGCGGTGGCGGTGCTGGTGCACGCCGGGGACGTCGACAAGTCCAAGCCCCACCCCGAGCCGGTGCGGCAGGCACTCGACAAGTCGGGCATATCCGCCGAGCAGGCGTTCATGATCGGGGACAGCGTCTGGGACGCGCTGTCGGCCCGCGCGGCCGGGGCCGCGTGCCTGGGCGTGCGATCCGGAGGCATCGACACGGCCTCGCTGCGGGACGCCGGCGCCGAGGCCGTCTACAAGGACTGCCGCGACCTGCTCTACAACCTGGAGGAGAGCCCGCTGGAGCGCCTCCTGCGATCCTGA
- the gndA gene encoding NADP-dependent phosphogluconate dehydrogenase: MTTERAVIGVTGLGVMGRNLARNFARHGYPVAVHNRTEAKTKALIEQFGAEGDFLPAETPEAFVASLARPRKIVIMVKAGASTDAVIDEFAPLLEPGDILMDGGNAHFADTRRREKALRERGVHFVGTGISGGEQGALEGPSIMPGGSPEAYEHLGPILEDIAAKVDGVPCCAYVGPDGAGHFVKMVHNGIEYADMQLIAEAYDTLRLGAGMSPEQIAEVFRLWNTGRLESYLIEITTVVLSHRDAATGEPFVDVVLDQAEQKGTGRWTVQTALDLGVPVSGIAEAVFARSLSGHAGMREAARVLPGPSGDGLEPSFADDVEQALYASKLVAYAQGFNEIQAGSAEYGWDIDLGAMATIWRGGCIIRARFLDRIRAAYEADPGVPTLLADASFAAELSRAQRAWRDVTVAAARRGIPAPGFAGSLAYYDALRAERLPAALIQGLRDYFGAHTYRRADRDGVYHTRWELPGNPEIRVDV; this comes from the coding sequence ATGACGACAGAGCGCGCGGTCATCGGAGTCACCGGACTCGGGGTCATGGGCCGGAACCTTGCGCGGAACTTCGCCAGGCACGGCTACCCCGTGGCCGTGCACAACCGGACGGAGGCGAAGACCAAGGCGCTGATCGAGCAGTTCGGCGCCGAGGGCGATTTCCTGCCCGCCGAGACCCCGGAGGCCTTCGTCGCCTCGCTCGCCCGCCCTCGCAAGATTGTGATCATGGTCAAGGCGGGGGCCTCGACGGACGCGGTGATCGACGAGTTCGCGCCGCTGCTGGAGCCCGGCGACATCCTGATGGACGGCGGCAACGCCCACTTCGCCGACACGCGCCGCCGCGAGAAGGCGCTGCGGGAGCGCGGCGTCCACTTCGTCGGCACGGGCATCTCGGGCGGGGAGCAGGGCGCCCTGGAGGGCCCGAGCATCATGCCGGGCGGCTCGCCCGAGGCGTACGAGCACCTCGGGCCGATCCTGGAGGACATCGCGGCGAAGGTCGACGGGGTGCCGTGCTGCGCCTACGTCGGGCCGGATGGTGCCGGACATTTCGTGAAAATGGTGCACAACGGCATCGAGTACGCCGACATGCAGCTCATCGCCGAGGCCTACGACACGCTGCGCCTGGGCGCCGGAATGTCCCCGGAGCAGATCGCCGAGGTGTTCCGCCTCTGGAACACCGGCCGCCTGGAGTCCTACCTCATCGAGATCACCACGGTGGTGCTCTCGCATCGGGACGCGGCCACCGGCGAGCCCTTCGTCGACGTCGTGCTCGACCAGGCCGAGCAGAAGGGCACGGGCCGGTGGACGGTCCAGACCGCGCTCGACCTCGGCGTGCCGGTCAGCGGCATCGCCGAGGCCGTCTTCGCCCGCTCCCTGTCCGGCCACGCCGGGATGCGCGAGGCCGCGCGCGTCCTGCCCGGCCCGTCCGGCGACGGCCTGGAGCCGTCGTTCGCCGACGACGTCGAGCAGGCCCTGTACGCCTCCAAGCTGGTGGCCTACGCCCAGGGCTTCAACGAGATCCAGGCCGGCAGCGCCGAGTACGGATGGGACATCGACCTCGGCGCGATGGCGACGATCTGGCGGGGCGGGTGCATCATCAGGGCGCGCTTCCTGGACCGGATCCGCGCCGCCTACGAGGCCGACCCCGGCGTGCCCACACTGCTGGCGGACGCGTCCTTCGCGGCCGAGCTGTCGCGGGCCCAGCGGGCCTGGCGGGACGTCACCGTCGCCGCCGCCCGCCGTGGCATCCCGGCGCCGGGTTTCGCCGGCTCGCTGGCCTACTACGACGCCCTGCGCGCCGAGCGCCTGCCCGCCGCGCTGATCCAGGGCCTGCGCGACTACTTCGGCGCGCACACCTACCGGAGGGCCGACCGCGACGGCGTCTACCACACCCGGTGGGAGCTGCCCGGGAACCCGGAGATCCGCGTGGACGTCTGA